A region of Candidatus Bathyarchaeota archaeon DNA encodes the following proteins:
- a CDS encoding Lrp/AsnC ligand binding domain-containing protein, whose product MLNKPLLAILNIFVESKAMDKVVDELVKMPEVLDVYEVTGEFDIVALISTENLSSFRNFLKNKVLKIEGVKSTVTSIILSTPKKNGVVTSFEEKQ is encoded by the coding sequence ATGTTAAATAAACCTCTTCTTGCAATTTTAAATATTTTTGTTGAATCAAAAGCTATGGATAAAGTTGTAGATGAATTAGTTAAAATGCCTGAAGTTCTTGATGTTTATGAAGTTACTGGAGAATTCGATATTGTAGCTTTAATTTCTACAGAAAACTTATCATCATTTAGAAATTTCTTAAAAAATAAAGTTTTAAAAATAGAAGGTGTTAAAAGCACTGTTACCTCAATTATTCTTTCTACACCAAAGAAGAACGGTGTAGTAACTTCTTTTGAGGAGAAACAATAA